TAAGATCAGAACAGAATAATGGGTCACAGTTAGCCTCAAGGACCTTTAAATGAAAGTCATCTACTTAGAGAAATCGTGGGTCATTTTtatgagaaaaattaaaaatagagcACTTTTTTTGGCTGCACTGCATGGAAGCTCTGAGGCTGATCGATAAGACGGGTAACTGGAGTGGACATGTCAGAACTGTAGgaactgtgccttttctccCCCCCCCAGTGTGAAGAAGATGGTGGAGATCAATTTCCTGTGTGTTCACAAGAAGCTGCGATCGAAGCGCGTGGCCCCCGTGCTGATCCGGGAGATTACTCGGAGAGTGAACCTGGAGGGGATATTCCAAGCGGTGTACACCGCAGGAGTCGTGCTTCCTAAGCCAGTCTCCACCTGCAGGTGAGGCACTGTCACCAACGGGCCTTGTAGGAATTTTCCCGTGTGGGGGAGCCTTTGTCACTTCATATTAAGCGATGACACTGGGTTTCCACCTATTTCTCTCCTGAAGGAATCAAGCTTTTCAAACCAGGACTGAGCATGAGATAGGCATATTGTATTGACAAGCCGGATTTAACTAAATTTTTTTACGGTCTAAGGAAGAATGCACCAGTGTTGTGTCTAGTGGGCGAAGCCCTTTCTTACATTTTGAATCGCCAGTTATTTGTGTTCAGTCCACCCAGTAGCCAGCtgtgttttattatgttttgaCCTCAGACCGGTGAGAATGAGGAATTGTGGGAAGTGTAGAAAGATCCACTCCACCCTGCCCACAATCGAGCCGCTCCTCTCCTAATACATGCAGGAACCTCCAGGAGGCTACAGGGGTCGCTGTTTCGCTGAGAGAGCCCCGGCTGGctaatcccagtcacagtcggcTAGTGGCGTGACCTAGGCTCGAACCTGTAATCATAGACCGCGACTTGTTCTCGGTCGGTCACCGTTACCAAGGAGACGCTTTACAGTTCAGACACTAGTCGTCGAACTGAATGTTCTACGGAGGAATTGTGTGTGGGAGGGATAATAGACAGGTTGATAAAATGATATACTAATGGTTCACATTGCACTCTTTTTGTTCGTCTGAATGATGGCCTTTTTGTAAAGCCCGTAACCATAGGTGGTTTTAAGTTATTCATCTTACTGGAGAAATAAGGAGCTTTCCAAAAAGATTTCAAACCTCGTATCTCTTTTTCTGCTTAAAGCTGTCTGTTCTGTGCACAGGTATTGGCATCGATCTCTAAACCCAAGGAAACTAGTAGAAGTCAAGTTCTCCCATTTGAGCAGAAATATGACATTGCAGAGAACCATGAAGCTCTACAGGTTACCAgacgtatgttttttttccttttcactcCCTGCTCCGTGTTGTTTTTCCATCACATTTATTTatgttgtttatatttttaattgaacaaGAAAAATAGACAACATAAAAACGTAAACGTTAAGCACACTTAGAGTCTACTTTAGGAAGTGTATTGAAGTTCCCTCTTAACCATGCATCACCGCAATCACATCATTCTCTTGAGAAGTCAGTCTTATTGTTTCCAATCTTGCTTTATTGATTTTTCACCAGACTTAATATTAAACTATATGAAGACTATACTTTTCTTAAAGTGTTCCCTCTTAATGACATGCATATATAggatttacagaaaaaaaatcacttaatttttagtttacagttttaattttttgttttgtgacatTGCTTACTTTAAATTGTAATAAcatcttacatttttaatgaactGAAGGACACCACGCAGTGTTTTATGCTTTTTTGATACTCTAATTATTGTACTTGTTAAACACTGAATTTCACTTAGCTAAACTTCCCAGTTAAGGTTTTTCTCGCTTCCAGGCTACCAAAACTGCTGGTTTACGAGCGATGGAGAAGAAAGATGTTAAACAAGTCCAACAGCTGCTTGAAAACTACCTGCAGCAGTTTCATTTAGGGCCAGTTATGGATGAAGAAGAGGTATTGCACTGGTTCTTACCACAAGAGAACATTATAGATACTTACGTAGTGGAGGTAAGAATTTAGTGCAAATTCTGCTGCAGTAGGCTCTGTAACTATTGTCTAATTGCTGCCCAACACATAGAGCTGCATTTCTAAAGATATTGTTGCAGTGTATTCATTTCGAAATGgtcctttaaataaatacttctacaactttttaaacacaaaaaaaatattatatctttATTGCACAGCTTTTAAAACAGGGGGGTCATTTTGACTTATCTAATGGCCACTACAGAGTTATATTGAGGCATCTTGCTGTTCCAGGTATTTTTTCTCCAATCCACATAGTGCCTTCATGTATCTAATACTCAAAGActtattttcacaaaataagTGGCCAATTCTTTGTCATATTCCCACCTGGTTTGGAATAGCTAGTTTTGTGTTTCTTGCATCTCATGGAGGAATTCGAAAGTGTGGCCAGATTTCTCGATCAAGTCCACCTTTGAGCAGCTCATCTTTTAATATGTCAATGGCCCTGTTCGTAGatgattggaggagaggtgtCCCCCCACTGACAGCATCACAAGCCAGCAGGTGTCTGGGAGACTACAGGAACTGAGAACAGACAGCCCACGCCAATAAATCGCACCTTATCCTGGGCAGCACTCAGCCAGAAGAATCACAGCCACAGCTAGCCAGTGATATGACCAAGGCTCGAACCCGCATTTCTGGATCATACAGCTCAGCCTGCGCTCAGGCGAGCATTTCTGTCGGTTGAGCCACTCGAGACCCCTTAAAAACTTCTGACATATGCTTTGATTCTGGGTACAACTTTTCTGAGATTGCTTCCTTAAGATGCGGTTGAATTCTGTTTCAGGTGTGGAAAGTTCAAGACTTACAGTACCACAGATGCATGCGGTGCTATCGGTGTGAATCTTTTTTATGTATCCTCTGTAGCACAGAGGACTGTGCTTCCACAATGTGAATCTATTCAGAAGGCTGAAGCTGCCCCTTTCTCTTGTTCACAGGGCCCTGGAGGTGTATTAACGGACTTCACCAGCTTCTATACCCTTCCCTCTACAGTTATGCATCATCCTATTCACAAGAGCCTAAAGGCAGCTTACTCCTTCTACAATGTGCACACAGGAACACCTCTCATGGACCTGATCAACGATGCTCTCATCCTTGCTAAACTGGTACGCCACAGTTTGATTCTCTCACCAGATGTTTCCATGTGTCTTTAAGAGTGGTGTGGAGGCTAACACAACCACCCTTATATAGAGCCCAGTGCCAAACAGTTAAACTCATGCAGTAATGCCACTGGTATCCTAATACTATATGATATTCTCTGATTTTCTCTTTATTTCGACAGAAAGGGTTTGATGTGTTCAATGCACTGGATTTAATGGAGAACAAGACATTCCTCGAAAAGCTGAAATTTGGTATAGGGGATGGCAATTTGCAGTATTATTTGTACAACTGGAAGTGTCCTCCAATGGACCCAGAAAAGGTAAGTAAGGCTGCAGAGCCGTTCCTCTATGCAGGTAGTGATTAGTGCAAAATGGATGACATTTTGTAGCAGTTGTCCAGTTGCAGTGCATTAGGAATAAAGACTAAATTTACAGTGTGTAGGACTTAAAAAGCTAATGTCCAGAATTGAGTGGATTGGGTTCTGGTCTTTTCACTGGGAGGTTGTGGGTCAAAATCTTGAGTAAGGCCCTGCTATTGTTTCCTTGAGTGAGGTACTTCACTCAGGTAAGACAAAGAGGATGGCCAGCTGTCTTAACTGTAAGCTGCTACAGATAAAACTTCATAATAAGATTGAGTTCCAACTGAAATATCAGGTTTAATGCACTTTACTGTCAAGATAGAATAAAATACAGGCTTATCAGAATTTGTTACAAAGCAAGTTCTGGAATGAGGCTTTGTTTGTTTTGACAAACAATTTCATATTTAAAGCTTTGCAAACCTCAAAGCCTGGTTTCATTTATCTTTTAATGAATAAAGATAGATTGAGTTATCTGTTTTTAAGAGACATAGCATATTTTAATCAACCACTTGGTAAATGTCAGAATTTAAAGAGTTGGCACCAGTATAGGCGACTATTAATACCAGGCATGATCACCTCATACCTGATATTATCAGTGTTAAACACCTCATGCCCTGGAATACATAGAAGTACAATTGTTCTCAAATGCTTTTCAGTTCAGACTGGAGGGCACACTGTAAATTCCCATACCTGTATTGACAGACATCTTCCATATAATGAAAGGGGTGAAATTTAAAGTAGGACTTTTCTGAAATGATCTAATGTGAAATATAAACATATGTAATGTTTATAATTTTGGAACTGTTGTAGATTCCATCATAGTGAAAGATGGCTTTTCTCTTCCAGGTCGGTCTTGTACTACAGTAACCTGTTTGTTTAGAGTTGCTACTCAACAACAGCGTGAACCGGAGATATACTTTAACATCTGATCTCTGAACGTGGATTTGCTTCGAGGAAGAAGCTCGCAAACCTGAAACAATCAAGTGAATGGAAACCATCACTTCAAATTGTTCTCCTAGGTCTCGCTTATTTAACATGAGAACGTTGTTTCAGATCACGTAGAAGTGATGTCTTTCAACCATTTACATCCTGAATGTGAAACCATACAGACTGCTTGAGACTGAatttcataaatatattttgtccaTCCGGTAAAGAAATGGGAGTTTCTTTCATTGTCTTAAAATCACATAGACAGACATACACGCACACTTGCATACTCCTTATCAGTGTcaggaggtttttttttaagaaaaacaaagctgTTTTGTCATTCTTTTTGTACGACAGAGGTGCAATGGTCTATGTTTGAAGGAGAAATTGTTACTGATTCCTAGTTTAATGCCAGCTTGATATTTGTTGATGTTTTGTGGGTTTTATTGAAAACTGATATCCAAAGTTTTTTCCTTACTACCTTTAATGTCATGGACTTTGGAGTTTAAATGAGGAGTAAATATGAGAAGAGTGGGATTTTGTACAGTTGCATAAGAATGTATTGCCTGTGTTCTAGATCCTTATGAGCCAAGAATCCTTTAACTTTCAGATGCTTTTTTCAAAGCttgtgaattttctgtttttgagtGGAGTAGTAGGTAATTTGAGAACAACTGAAGACAGTTCTTAACATTTCTACCccattttaaatgataaatatttATGGTAACCTGGGACTGTACTACTTTGTGTTTGCATGGAGCAGACACattttaagcactgtagtatacaaaagttgtgatatttagaaattgcattttatttccaatatacagtatctagtaTGGTAATACCCATTTGCTGACAGACCCATCACAGAGGGTAATTTTcacatttgatttttattaattaaaatgtttttcgtatttaaaagaaataagtaATTATTGTTCAACAAGCATAATGCTATGTCCTCATTATATTGAAAAGCACGTAATGCAGTGTCCTATCACAAATCTACCTATTCCTCCCTGTTTTCGTTTTCTTTGAAGTACCTGTTATAGGTATTTTCAGTTCCTACAATTACCTGTCCTTGGAAAAAGGTCTTCAGTAGTAATTTTTTAttgatcttgtttttttttacaaatcaaaATACGAGAATGCCCCTCATCTGAATGAATGAGTATTCTAGCTTGCTGCAGCAGCCTTTGATGTCCCTTTAATTCTGATTCAGATTGCTTTTTACTTGAAGATCTGCTTTAAACGTGAttgaagtggttttgtgaaaatgtgcTGTGTCTCAGGCTGTCTCAAAGTTCTATGCCATAAAACGACTTCTGAGACCAGGAAAGCTGCTCTGTTGTATGAGCAGGGCTTCCTTCAggattttaaatgaatatattCTGTACTGATAACATCTTACACCATGGCAGCCTTTAAAAATGTGGACATCTGTGTTCCTGTTTGTTTGATCTGGGGTGGTAGGGGGGAGAAAAGTGTTTATtgcttttgtttgctttatGAATCCTAACATTCAAATTTGCTTGAATCTgtacaaatattttgaaatctatTTGGAAGTCTTTGGGATTAATTTGATTGCGCCCAGTGGAGCAGAAAACCCAAAGTGCTTCAATGTTTTAAATGAGAAGCAGCAGGTTATTTTACGgaaaacttattttattaaagcCAGTAACAATTTGTGAAAGAACTAAAGGGCACGAACCAGCACCGTTTAACATGACTATCATCCAGATAACTTATTGTTTGAAATACATGTTAAGGTTTACCAGCATGGATATTTGATTGAATAAATTCATCCAAACCTTAAAGGTCTTTTTTCTGTGGTGAGTATATATCGTACCAAtggacaaaaataataaaacatttcaacacTGTAAGTGATACAGCACATTCTCTTTATGAATATTTGCTATTCACTTgtgggaaaatgtttttttttatgttttatacagtaatgGTTAGCATATCTAATATGCATATAGATGCCATCTGAAATGTAGGTGACCTTAACCATTTTATAAGGAAAGTATgataaaaaacagcatttcttcttggctgaaaaattaaaactgaaccAAACCTGAAGGTGTAGTTGaaacaaatgtttcaaaacTTGGTTGCTGGCAAATACATTTCAAACTAAACTGCTGTAAAAGGCTGCCCTGCATGCAGAGAAGAAGTGTCAAATGTAGAGTTATGTACATGTAAGGGAGTAACATACACAACCTACACTGCAGCTTTTGTCGGATGGTGCATTCCCTATCTAAACATCTCGCAAGATACCCAAGGACCAGAGCTGCCCACTATGTTTACCCCATGGCCAACAGAAagcagtaaaatattatttgagATAAGTCTAAAATTTGAAGTCTTGTAAACAACACTGAAATCTTTTTGCTCCCGTTTGCAGCCACCAAAGTAGTTTCCTCAATCAGGGTCTCCTCTGTTTCATTCTTAACTCGGAAATCACCAGCTTTTACACTTGTTCCAAACATGGCAGACATTGGCATTCAGCCTGAATTTGGACAATAATGCCCCAAAAGCTCACTTCTAGCCCTTTAGCTTCTGACTGGTTTTCCGCTTCGGTTTGCGAGTCTTATTAGGATTGGGAAtcacttttcttattttaagagGTTGTAGGGATGCCAGCGTAGTGGTCCCAAGCTGCTCCTCCACCTCTGGGCTGCACACATCGACCTTCCGTTTCCGGCTGGTGGCGGGTTCGCTCTCCGCGCGCTCCCCTGAGGGGGCCTGCTCCGCGGCAGCCTTCGTCTCGGCTCGAGCTGGAATCCACGACGCCTGGAACGGAGGTACTTTTGGAGTTATGGCTCTGACTTCGTCGCCAAAGGTCTCCGAGTCCCTCTTGAAGCCCAGGGCAAGGATGCACTTCAGGCCTAGAAGGGAGGCTATGTTCTCGCTGAGACGgggcacctgacaagctggcaCTGCCCTGGTCTCGCTGAGTGGAATCAGGTGATTGGTCATGTGGTTGGGCTTGGCAGACTTGCAAACCAGCACCAAGCAAAGCTCATTCCTCTCCAAGGCCCTGGTTACTTCATTGATGCCTATTGCAAGCTGTTGTCTAAGAGCAGGATCAGTCCATCCTTGCTGCTTAAAATCTGGAGGACCGGCAATCTCTCCCTCTGCTTTCGGGGGAGGCTCGGTGACGGGCTTTTCGGTACTgggctttggcttttttttgcgcCACTTCCGTATCTTCCTAGCCTCCTCTTTCTTCTGCAGCCCAAGCTTCTTGAACTTCTCCTGCAGGACTTGTAGAACAAAATGCATGTCTTCTCCCCCCAGCGGGCTCCATTGCAAGGTGTAAGGGTTATTGAGAGAGGTTTTAGCAGGGACGGGTTTTTTCTTACGTATTCCTTTGCCTGCTGTCGACATTGTTGACGTCAGGAAATGCTAAAACAAATCAAAGGAAACAGAACAGTGTAAGAGCAGCTGACTGATGCCCGTATCTCCCTCTCTTTTAAACTGTTATAGAAAAGAATCAAGTATCATCATTTCTTTTCCTTGTACTGCTGTTTGCGATGAGAGGACTGGCCACAGCATTTGCTCAAAATCGCAAGCTAGAGCAGTgtactttttctaaaaaaaacattatcggATTTAAAACACGTGACAGGCGTGAACTGCAGTATTATTGAGCGCAGGTTTTACACGATTCAAAACTTGTTCACAGCTCTCCACTTCTTAACAGTCGTAAAGGACACATATGTAAGTTACTAGTTACAACCacttcagtttaaaaatgtaaattacacGACTACTTACAGATATCTATCCCCAAACGTAACTTACTAACGAAGATACGTAGGGAATTTTTCCTTTACTTTACGCAtttctcataaaaaataaagacacgATATCGTGAAGGAAATAGTGACTCTCAATGAACCTCGCGGAATTTTAAGGTGAACCTGATCTTTGCCAACACCGTGATGCAGAGCCGTTTCTGGTCTGATAGTTTTCTTACtgatttgaaataaataaatgtaaccCCCTAACGCTGATGTTATCAAACATATTGGTAAAGATAAACACTTAGAAAATGAAAACCGTTTACTTACACGCTCCTACGCGAATAAAAATTACAGCCGCGAACACATACACGCCTACATCAAGGGCGCAGCCATATTGTTTTGGATTGAATAACTTTATTGTTCTCCTGTGCTCTACCGTTTGTATGCCCGCAAAATGAAAGGGTGTCCTAAAAAGCCatatatgcatttttttttaaccgcGGACTTTGTTTTGAAATCAAATCAGAGGTGGGGAAACTCACTTCAAATTAACAGTATCTAATTATTGTGTGTTAACGCAGTCACAGCGGAGAGCTACAGCTATCTCGCCTGGTTCTTACACGAAACGTGCTCTGCGGTGCCGAGAAAGCCAGACCTGCTGGAGACCGCGCAGTATGTCCACGCCGCACCTGCAGCAGTGCCCCTGTTCCCAAACAACTGTGCGGGACGTTTTACAGCCGATGGGGTCAAAAAGGTACAGGCACGCTGGGGACATTTCAGTAACCGGCGATCAACTACAGTAGACGCCCTGTCAGTCCCACCGCGACCCCCACgccaataatttattttttccccccaattaATTTATATTGGGTAACGGGAAACATACCTGTATAGGTTGAGTTTCATTTAAATTtagtatgtatttttaatttttgtgagTCTTCTATTAttcgttattattattattggaaaaaaaataatttccctgTGTAACTGTAGTAAAAGTGGTGTGGGTTCGAAATACTCACTGTATTGCCTAATTCTTTATCGCGGAGGTAACGAAAGTCTTTACTACagggatatttaaaaaaaaaacggaaacCACTAAACCATAGTTTCAACAGTACTAATAGTGTAttgtgaaggaacaagtaaaggcttattccatgctgaaaagaaacaacgtttcggctgtggagccttcttcgggcgtGAATACATCCAATTCAAGTGGCATAATTGTTATTTATGGGGCAGTGTTTATTCTCAGCATATTTTATGCTAACTGTAACGCGTGAATGTGTAGTGGCGTAGGTATTAAGGCTTTTTTTCATATTGGGATTATTTTATAGCGATAAAAAAGACGAAGCCATCCCTGTTTATTCGTTTACATGTACAGGAGCATGTGTTAGctacagtatagtgacagtTTTCCATGAAGCTGTTTGCATTCAATGACCGACAGGCGAATTTTAATTCACCGGGAGGCAAGACGGAGGCGAGCGCGGTTGAAAATAAAGATCACCCTGGAGAAAAGAGGCTTATTCAGCGAGGTGATGTCATTTCGGATGCGGTGTACAGCGACAGCCAATCAGACACTGCTACCTGCCCAGCTGCGGAGAAGGGCCTCTCTGGCTGCGGAATATATAAGCGCATAATTAAAGGAGATTGCAGGATCCTTCAAGCAATTAATCAAAGACGAGCTGCGGTCCGCAACCATGTCTCTCCAGGTAAATAGTGATACATAATACGAACAAAGGTACCGTCCTTTGCTCTTTTTATCCATGTCTGTATAGCACGTTCTGATATTGACGATAATTCGCGATATCATATTTAGGGAGGCTAATGTTTTTGCAAAactgttgttgatgtacagcCTCCGTTCGTTGGCAACTGTTGTTGTTGGTAACGATTTGTGATGGGATGTCGGTTTTAGTGTTGTTTTTCCACCTATTTCAAAGGAATTTAAAATCTTTCGCTGATTTGCTTGAGTAGTTCGCCTCCGCCGCAGGAATTTCACTGCAAGATGCCGCTTTGCATAGTTAGTACTTTTATTACAATTTTTctatatatttagttttttcttcCAGATTGAAAGCGCCAACGTCATGTACGCGAATAGGCACTTGTTCATGTAAACTATAGAGTCAATCTTTGAGGAgcaaatatttccttttaacTTGGTTAAACCATCCACTCATTTAATTTGTAattgtacagtgtcaatacagtatgtataacacTTATGGTGAAGGGTTATTTTATGAATGTCAAATTAAGGCGGCACCAGAAAGTGAATTCGcctgggtaaaaaaaacatcattagaGTAATTGAAATAAGTCTCTTAAATTTCTGAAAGTAGATTTAGAGTATCTAATTTCACTTTTAGAATTAGTTAACGCGGAAGACTTGTATTGTGTGTGTAGATTGTAGGGGTTCAGCAATGTCATAATCACTTACCTAATCACAATCTTGGTAAAATTAATAGAAgcatttcctttaaaataaatagcGTTCACACCACAGTTAGGTTATAAAC
This is a stretch of genomic DNA from Lepisosteus oculatus isolate fLepOcu1 chromosome 10, fLepOcu1.hap2, whole genome shotgun sequence. It encodes these proteins:
- the nmt2 gene encoding glycylpeptide N-tetradecanoyltransferase 2 translates to MMAEDSESAASQQSLELDDQDTCGIDGDNEEENEHMQGSPGGDLGAKKKKKKQKRKKEKPSSGGTKSDSASDSQEIKNPAIPMQKLQDIQRAMELLSACQGPAKSIDEATKHKYQFWDTQPVPKLNEVVTTHGPIEPDKENIRQEPYSLPQGFMWDTLDLSNAEVLKELYTLLNENYVEDDDNMFRFDYSPNFLKWALRPPGWLPQWHCGVRVSSNKKLVGFISAIPANIRIYDTVKKMVEINFLCVHKKLRSKRVAPVLIREITRRVNLEGIFQAVYTAGVVLPKPVSTCRYWHRSLNPRKLVEVKFSHLSRNMTLQRTMKLYRLPDATKTAGLRAMEKKDVKQVQQLLENYLQQFHLGPVMDEEEVLHWFLPQENIIDTYVVEGPGGVLTDFTSFYTLPSTVMHHPIHKSLKAAYSFYNVHTGTPLMDLINDALILAKLKGFDVFNALDLMENKTFLEKLKFGIGDGNLQYYLYNWKCPPMDPEKVGLVLQ
- the rpp38 gene encoding ribonuclease P protein subunit p38 — translated: MSTAGKGIRKKKPVPAKTSLNNPYTLQWSPLGGEDMHFVLQVLQEKFKKLGLQKKEEARKIRKWRKKKPKPSTEKPVTEPPPKAEGEIAGPPDFKQQGWTDPALRQQLAIGINEVTRALERNELCLVLVCKSAKPNHMTNHLIPLSETRAVPACQVPRLSENIASLLGLKCILALGFKRDSETFGDEVRAITPKVPPFQASWIPARAETKAAAEQAPSGERAESEPATSRKRKVDVCSPEVEEQLGTTTLASLQPLKIRKVIPNPNKTRKPKRKTSQKLKG